One genomic segment of Erythrolamprus reginae isolate rEryReg1 chromosome 2, rEryReg1.hap1, whole genome shotgun sequence includes these proteins:
- the LOC139163189 gene encoding vomeronasal type-2 receptor 26-like: protein MEMRVTLLTEREINGTSPGKERRERNRRRIMDFLLLLLLLLMSQPVSGKLRMKCLLSFEEHEGKKLRSYYRPGDHLISIVSIATIITDIMLSFNTAPYTQSHSFIFTDPARIICFIFAIQQVDKNFQLLYNLTIGYNIHDNYSNTRGTSDALLDMLSTGEANVPNYSCGKKDNLMAVLDGCLDDNSIQMSTLVGTYKIPQISYGIVSTALSDKSQIPFFHQMLPQNGFQYSGIVQVLLHFKWTLIGLFSTDMEEGENFMRTFTPMLVRNGICVVISQQFSMARAMDHLRNAISMWRKVNIFVHFLEIFSLVDRVQHIHLVIEGLSGPTEGKVWITTTVQKLKMTRHALHKYIHSIWAFSFQERKWSNDDAFQHNLFRDSKFEDQSFHCSLSKPVLSVKGRRRCTQIVPLDIEEKKNRIQIKNEHRFYTVVKTLAHALNVAYSSIPRRREKKGKKRLKAPRLEPWQFHPFLEKNEFCNFSWEKLYLDQSGNVAADLNIISWLLFPNEDPIKEQLGSLERQRLIINPDALARLKLLNKSLPQSKCVDNCHPGFVKRARKEEPICCYDCISCPEGTISTQEDTEKCTKCPDDKYPTDDRIQCIPKRITFLSYEEHLGIILVSFAVFLFLTTGFILVIFLKYLETPIVKANNRDLSYILLVSLLLCFLSSFFFIGKPKKATCLLRQTMFSIIFSVAVSCVLAKTIMVVLAFMTTKPGNRVRKWLGKSLANSIILSGSAGKMVICAIWLGVSPPFPDSDLHSQPGEIILQCNEGSVTMFYAVLSYMSFLAAICFAVAFLARNLPGAFNEAKLITFSMLVFCSVWLTFLPTYLSTKGKYMVAVQVFSILASGAGLLGCIFFPKCYIIILRPDLNTKEHLMIKVSV, encoded by the exons ATGGAAATGAGAGTGACTTTGTTgactgagagagagataaatggaacttcacctggaaaggagagaagagaaag aaacaGGAGAAGGATTATGGACTTCCTacttctgcttctgcttttgcTGATGTCCcagccagtctctgggaagctgagaatgaAGTGCCTGCTGAGTTTTGAGGAACATGAGGGGAAAAAACTACGGAGCTATTACAGGCCAGGAGACCACCTCATTAGTATAGTCTCCATTGCCACAATAATAACTGATATAATGTTGTCTTTCAACACAGCTCCTTATACTCAATCTCACTC ttttataTTTACTGATCCAGCAAGAATCATATGCTTTATTTTTGCCATTCAACAAGTTGACAAGAATTTTCAACTTTTGTACAATCTCACAattggctacaacatccatgacaactattcAAACACCCGTgggacttcagatgccttgctagaCATGCTCtcaactggagaagccaatgttcccaactatAGCTGTGGCAAGAAGGACAACCTGATGGCAGTTCTTGATGGATGTCTTGATGACAACTCCATTCAAATGTCAACATTAGTAGGCACCTACAAAATCCCAcag ATCAGTTATGGAATTGTTTCAacggctctgagtgataaaagtcaAATTCCCTTTTTCCATCAGATGCTCCCCCAAAATGGGTTCCAATACTCAGGAATTGTCCAAGTGCTCCTCCATTTCAAATGGACTTTGATTGGTCTCTTTTCAACAGACatggaggagggagagaatttcatgagaacATTCACTCCTATGCTGGTCAGaaatggaatttgtgttgttatctcacaacaattctcaatggCTAGAGCTATGGATCATCTCAGAAATGCCATTTCTATGTGGAGAAAAGTCAATATCTTTGTACACTTCCTAGAAATTTTTTCCCTTGTGGATAGAGTTCAGCACATCCATTTAGTAATTGAAGGTTTGTCAGGACCCactgaagggaaagtctggatcaccACAACGGTTCAGAAACTGAAAATGACAAGGCATGCACTTCACAAATATATCCACAGTATTTGGGCCTTTTCTTTTCAGGAAAGAAAATGGTCAAACGATGATGCCTTTCAACACAATCTTTTTAGGGATTCCAAATTTGAAGACCAGTCTTTtcactgttctctttcaaagCCTGTCCTTTCGGTCAAGGGCCGGAGACGATGCACCCAGATAGTACCACTGGacattgaagaaaaaaagaacaggatTCAGATAAAAAATGAACACcgtttttatactgttgttaagACTCTGGCCCATGCCTTGAATGTTGCATATTCCTCAATACCTaggaggagggaaaagaaggggaaaaagagaTTGAAGGCTCCAAGGCTAGAGCCATGGCAG ttccatccctttctggagaagaacgAGTTTTGCAATTTTTCCTGGGAGAAATTATACTTGGACCAAAGTGGAAATGTAGCAGCAGATCTGAATATCATAAGTTGGTTGCTTTTCCCCAATGAGGATCCCATCAAAGAGCAACTGGGGAGTCTTGAAAGACAGAGGCTTATTATCAACCCAGATGCTCTTGcacggctaaagttgctcaaCAAG TCTCTGCCTCAATCCAAATGTGTCGACAATTGTCACCCTGGATTTGTAAAAAGGGCTCGGAAAGAGGAACCAATCTGCTGTTATGATTGTATTtcttgtccagaggggaccatctCCACACAGGAAG atactgaaaaatgcaccaagtgcccagatgataaatatccaactGATGACAgaatccaatgtatccccaaaagaATAACCTTCCTGTCctatgaagaacatctgggcatcatcctggttTCCTTTGCTGTATTCTTGTTTCTAACCACAGGCTTTATTTTAGTCATATTCCTTAAATAtctagaaactcccattgtcaaagctaaCAACCGTGACctgtcctacatcctcctggtttccctcttgctctgcttcttgtcctcctttttcttcattgGCAAACCaaagaaagccacctgccttctccgacaaactatgttcagcatcatcttctctgtAGCTGTGTCTTGTGTGTTAGCCAAAACAATCATGGTAGTTTTGGCCTTCATGACCACGAAACCAGGGAACAGAGTGAGGAAATGGTTGggaaagagcttggccaactccatcatcctttctggtTCTGCTGGAAAAATGGTAATTTGTGcgatctggctgggagtttctcccccatttcctgactctgACTTACACTCCCAGCCTGGAGAGATCAttctgcaatgcaatgaaggctctgtcaccatGTTTTATGCTGTTCTCAGCTACATGAGTTTCCTTGCTGCCATTTGCTTTGCAGTGGCTTTTCTGGCCAGGAACCTGCCTGGGGCATTTaatgaagccaaactgatcaccttcagcatgctggtgttCTGCAGTGTCTGGCTCACCTTCCTGCCCACCTacttgagcaccaaagggaaatacatggtggctgtgcaggtttTCTCCATTTTGGCTTCTGGTGCTGGcctgctgggctgcatcttcttccccaagtgctacattatcatccTGAGACCAGATCTAAATACTAAGGAACATTTAATGATAAAAGTCAGTGTCTGA